Part of the Numida meleagris isolate 19003 breed g44 Domestic line chromosome 26, NumMel1.0, whole genome shotgun sequence genome is shown below.
TACAGTCCCTTAGCATGGGGCCTGGTGTTGTTCTACAGGTGTAATGAGAAGGTGACCACGTTACCCTGtgcccacagccaccagcacccaCTTCTCCTTTGGCCCCAAGTTCAAGCAGCCACGAGATgctcccccagctgctgccccaggctgcagccctctgtGGGATCACCTGCAGGAAAGTGTCTTCATGCATCCTCCAACCTCAAActcctctttcccttccagAAGGCAGAGAGGTGAATCCAAGACCATTTCTGAAGGGTGATGGAAGCTTTCATAAGGAAGGtacacagcagagagcagccatGACCCCCCCCCTGCATGCCACAGCCAGGATCCCACATAGGGGTACACTGGACAAAGCCCCTGTAACACAGAAAATTTCCATTCAGCTGTAGCATGAGACAAGACCATGCTTAGCTAATCTCCCTGCTCCTTAATGTCAGTGAGCACGTTTGCTGGCAGGATAAGGCCCAGCACCACGAGGATCAGCTGCTGTGACCCAAAAACAGGGCCacgtggctgtgctgggctATCTAAAGGAGCGTGAGCAGCCAGAGGTTCTCCTGgagaaggagcagggctggaggttGCTCACGGCTCCCCAGGAGAAGCCATTTGCAAGTGGTAATAACTCCAACCCTGCTGAACCGGAACATTTGGGATGTGTTGAGGCTGTTGGTGTTGGGGACCACTAGATGGGGATGTCTGTACGCACTCAGACAGACAGTTCCCACTTCTTATCGCTCATCATTGCAGCAAGCATAATCCGATGTCTTTTAATAAACCTAAAAATGAGCAAAGCTGATGCAGCTAGCCCAAGGTGCATCCTGTCCTATTCACAACCCAGAACGGTGTTTTCCGAGCCTCTAGGAAACTTTCTGAGATGAAACACATTTCCCCGTTGGTTGCAGGAAAGCAGGTCAATGGTGGAGAGCTGAAGTCTCACCCAGCCCCTATGGAAAAGCATTTACCGGACCTTAATCGCCAGGAGGCACTGGGGGATGTGGCTGTGGATGGTGAGTGTGTCAGCACTTCGGGGTGTTCAGGATTTGGATCATTTTCCAGGCAGAAAGCTTCGGAATTGGAgatgaagaggagaaaggaattGACTTTTATAAAGTCACTACGCTGACATTTCCCAGGGCACAAAATAATAGAACAGCGcaggttggaaggcacctcgGGAAGTCTCTAGTGCCACCTCCTGCTCCAAGCTGGGTCAGCTGTGAGATCAGACCAGGTTGCTCTGGGATTTATCTGTAAAAAGGACTGTAAAGAGTCAGGGTTAGCTTGGAATGAGAATGCTGTGCTCTAGGGAATCCTGGGCCTCCAGTCTAGATGGCCAGCTGGCCAGAAAGTATGGGAATCGGTTTTGGGGCTAAATGCTCTAAAATCACCAAATCCTTTGTGGACATGAGAGTTCTCAGTGTTGTCAACTCCctttttttgtagaaaaacacaaagctgcagCCAGGATGCCTCCCTGCAAGCTCTTGTCTGTCTGTCAGCCCCTCCTTCCTCAGGAGTATTTCCCCTTTAACCTTGCTCCGTCTCCCCCTGCACCCCAGGggatgcagccagcagccaggacCCCGACTCCAGAGTGGGCACCAGGGAGATCTCCTCAgccagtgaggagctgcagcagatcCTCAGACACATCACAGGTGGGAACTGGTATCCCTCCTTGTTTCCTGCTTCTGCATAGCCCCTGCAGCCAGAAACCCAGAGACTCAGGGAGGCTGCTGGGTGCCTGCAGATGGCCATGATGTGGGATATGCCTTGCACGCAGCAGAGGTGAAATTCTCTCcgcttctcccttccctttaaTCTAGTGTTAAATGTTTGCTATGCATTGTTTGGCACAAGTGGCTCCATGTGTCCTGGCATGACACAAACACCGTTCCTCAGTGTGTCAAAGGAAATGGGGTTTTGTGTCTAGAGAGTGTTACATACAGCGTAGTGTATGGAGGGAAGCACTGGGTGATGAATGGCCGTGGAGGGGGAATTTAATCTTTCTTGGCCTCAGCATCTCACCCTGCCTGGGAGGGAGGGAGTTTCATTGCATTATTGTGGCTACGGTCCTTTAGATCCTCAGATGGAAAGGGTAGGTGAAAGGCAAATGAGtctctattattattattaataacctttatttttttgccaagtccctctctgctggctgccagcacggAGAGGAGGTTTCCAACACTTTTTCGTTACAGAGGACACAGACACCATGGATAGTCAGGGCTCTGAccctgcagaggagctggatcCTTCTGCTGTGAATGGTGAGGGTCTCTACCTTCCCTTCACTGCCACTGTCTTGGCTCAAACGTCCCCAGAGAGCCAGTCTGCTCCATTCAAACCTTGCCCAGCCCCTGTTGTAGGAGCTGAggaagatattcaagaccttGATTTCATCCTGGATGCCCCAGCCAGCAAGGTTCACCGGAGCAGCCTGGAGATGCAGGAAGCCTTGGGACACGTGGAAGGTAAGGGCAGGCTTTTGACATCTTTTTCCCTTGGAGGAAGCCTAAAAATCTCTGGAAACCAACAGCTGAGTTAAAAGCCTTCTGCATACCTACACTGGTGCTTGTCAAGCGATGAGGACATGATGTTAATGCAAGAAGACACGCGAGACAATTGATCCCACTACAATAATAAAGTGAGTTTCTACTCTTGTGAAGTAGACATGGAGAAAAGCCTCTgcaggagagggaagtgattgcTCCTCTAGCAGTACAGTCCTCCTGCCCTTTTCCCAGTGCTTAACCCTCACCAAGGACTTCATCATGCCTTCATTTGGAAGCAACAAAGCTCAAACCAACATCTTAGGAAATCCCCTGACTCATGTGGCAGCTGCCAGTGGTCCAGCACCTAGTCCTCCCCATGCTCTGATGCCTGTCATTTCCACCTatttattcttcctctttttgttgttgttgttatagCTGTCTGTTATTCCCACTGAAAGCTCTCCTCTCCCCCTGTAGCTGTGAACATGAGTCTGAGTAAATCCATAAAGGCGGTGAGGAAGGTCCAGCAAACACCCCTGGGAGAAGGTGAGTGAGATCCCCGTAACAAAATCTGCTGCTAGATAGCAACAAACAGGACCAGACAAGAGtccttcagaagaaaactcTGCGGCCACATGTTTTAATGAACTGCAAATCTGCTGGTaatgaagctgtgcagggagaggcagacagaccagcagctgcagtgcattTCCAATGGCACGATGCTGCCCACAGCAAAGTCAGTGTTGTAGCTCCTGAGCCACGAGGGTGGGAAGGCATAGATGTAGAGCGGGCTGCAAAGATTTACTTGACACTCTGGCTTCTGTTCCCCTTTTTGCTGCATCTCTCCCGTACTACACAGGCCTGGTTTGTCTGCAAGCCACCTCACATCGCTCTGCTTCCCCCTCCTAGCAGCGATGGCAGGgcttttctcctccctgtgAGCAGGCAAGATTAATTTCACTAACGTGCTGAAAAGACTTTAAATTCTCTGGAGGACAGAGCTGGAGAAAGGCAAATGATATTAATAACGTGGTTCTTATTTAACTCATCTCCCTCCATGCCCTGGGTGTGCATGGAAAGCAGTAGCACCTTCCTAATATGATTAAGATGGTGCTTAAAACATTCATGcttagaaggaaaacaatgctCAAGAGggcttctttttgttttcatagagGACAAGGATAACTTCTGTAGTGAGGGCTCCATCCCGGCCAACCTGAGCATCTACTCAGCCCTGGAGGAGCTGAAAGAGGCACAAGTGGATGGTCAGTGAATCACAGAAATACTGGTGTCAGCTCCCCTCTGTGACTAGTCAGCCTTTGGCTACCACGAGGCACCGTGTAcaagaggcagagaaaggaaaaaacagccaaaataGCTTGTACagctggggggagggggcatCAAGTCGTCCCATGCAGTGACTGCTTTGAAGGGAAAGGCAAAGAGGATGCAAGGGATATAAGTCATGCTCCATATCCACTGCGGTGGGATGGGAAATCAAAGACTTAAGTGTCAAGAAGAAGGAATTCAGGCTTCCCATAGGGAAGGTGCTGCAGGACGGGACAGGGGATGCTGGGAGACATAGGATTTCCCTTGCTGGCTGTCCTGCTGCCCATGGCCAGAAGGACTCAGTGAGTTAGTGCTGCTGTAGCACAAAACAGGGAAAAGTGTCATCACAGGGTCCGTCCAGCTCTCCTCCTTGGGATGCTGAAGATGTGAATGCTGGTGAGAGGGAAGCCCATGAGACTCCATTTATTTGTGTCTTTCCACATccaggaaaagctgcttctgctcctggCCATGTTTCCCAAACCCGTGTAGCAATGAAGCTTCCACCAAAGAAGAAGGTGGTAAATCCCCTCGAAACAGACACAAGCAGGTGAGCATGAAGGTGGAAACGGGGAATGTGCTGCCGCCTGTTGTACAATTATGCCTCGGCTGCCACTCTGTCCATCTCTCTTTATCATTCTGTGCATGGCAGTGAACTCACGGAGATCCCTCAGACAAGAGATGAGTGTGAAGCAGTGAAGAACTTgacaaagaaacagcaaaaaggtACCTCATTACGTGCTCCCCCCACAAGACAGGTTTTCAGCACCAGCAGGAGTAGTTGGACCTTTAGATGGGTCCCACAGAGCTGCACGATCCTCCCCACACAATAACCACTCTGTGGGGTACACAAAGGAAGGGACAATCCCGTGTCCTAAGGATGCGGGAGCCCAGCAGCTGAGGGTTGATGAGGAAAACCATCAATACCCTTTCTGGCAGAGGGACAGCTGAATGTCCAGAGAACAGAGCTGGAACTAAACCAACCACCTCACCCAGCCCCTCACGTTAAATACTCACTTACCCCTCCTCACCCCAGATtccccagctctcctgcacTGTCAGCAGCCATTTAGAGGCAGATGCTTTGATGCTGTCAGGAAGGAACAACCTACTCAAAAATCCCTATTGGTTATAGTTCATTGCTTCCAAAAGAACACAAGACAGGTAGagccttccccccccccccccccccaccctgtTTAACCTGCTGtcctctccctgcctgcctgcagcattCTCCGATGCTTTCAACTTCTTCCCCAAAGACCTGGATGGCAATATTAACCTTCAAAACCTGGAGGTGATCGCTAAGCAGCTGGGGATTAGCTTCGATGGCCAGGAGACACACAAGAAGCTGGTGTGTGCAGATGCCGATGGTGAGTGCATCAGACCATGCACGGATTGTTCTGTGCTTGCAAAGTGACCTCTTTCCCTGTGCCTTCCCAGCCCTAGGCACTGCTGTACTGAAATGTATTCTAAGCCAGAGGCTGTGCTTGAGTTGCTGTGTTTTAGCACTCACTGGTGACTCTGTCCTTCATGAACGTGTGTCACACTGCTGCTACAGACCCCCTCGTGCATGCTCCACAGCCCAGTTACTTGTGAAAGCTTTGaaggctttttcttctgcccttAGTTTTTAGAGAGCAAATCTTTCTGCAGagccagctctgagctgctcgCCCTGTTTCATTCTAGCAAAAATCTGCCTTGCTAACAGAGATGCCACTTGTTTGCAGGAGACAAAGCAATGAATTTCTCTGACTTTCTGACCGTCATTACTGACAAGAACTGTTTTATCCAGACAGTGTGTAAGTAAGAAATACCCTACCTAGGTACAAGTTGCTCCCCTCCAGAAGAACACTCACTTATCCAGAGATATCTGAATTACCTGATTCTCATTCTAAACGGTACTGAGCAAGAAATCAGCACTGTGACCCAGCATTGTGGCTTATGAAAAGCTGCAAGGACTCATCCTCCCTGCTGGACACCCAACCAGCACTCGGCAGCAAATGGGGATGGATCCCCACTGAGTAGATCTTGCTGGGGTCTGCTGGGGTCTCTGCTCCCCCTGAGCTCTGTGAAGGTAAGACAAGGCTCAGCTGTGGCTCTGactgctctcctcctctccagtCCCTGACAAAAATGACTCAGGCAACTCTGACCATGTCGATGCCAGAGGAATCCTCCTCCTCAAAGTCTTGCTGAAGCTGATGGAGTTGGAAGCGCTGCCCCAGAGAACTCTTTTCCAGATTTCAAGGTGAGCTTCCTTAATGCTACAAGTCAGAGAAGGAAGACCCCCCTTTTATTGTGATATATACATGCTATCTAATTAGATAAAGTGATAACAGGGGCCCAAGTCTACATTTCCTGAAATGCTTCATATCTAGCTGGACAACCAAAAGCACGCACATAGCTTTGGTACCTACTTTACACAGGTGTTGTTCTAAACGCCACGTGTACCCATTTAAATATCATCTTTCCAGTTATGCCAGTGTACAGCATCCTGTGCTGAGCAGGCCTTGGGCTGTGCCTCACTGGTCAGTGGTGCTCTCTTTTGTCTTCCAGTTACTACCAGCAGAAGCTTAGGGATTGCGCTAGTGAGCAAGCCTGGATGGACGCTGATTTCCTCTTGAGTCacaaaaagaataacaaaaacaggaaagttctggtttttcctttatcttcctTTGTAAGCGCTGCCCGCATCTCACTGATGAAGGAAAGAGAGGCAACAGCTTATTTGGAGCAACTCAAAGGTAAGGCTCACATGCTGCCATGCCCAATGTCCAGCAGGGAATTTACTGGATCTGTGAGGGTGAAAACCTACTGAGGTCTGTGCCACGTCTTCTTCTATTCCTCCCTGGCACACGGCCTTCTGCAAAGCTGGAGAAATCATGCTTCTGGTATCAGCACTATATAAGCaaatgtttcatagaatcataaggttggaaaagacctctaagatcaccaagtccaactgtcaattCATCCCCACTATGCCCAATAACCAtgctcctcagtgccacatctccatggttcttaaacacctccaggtgTTACATATCATTGTTACCTTGGATTAGAGGCAGACTCCCACCTCACTGCAACCCTCTTTCTGGTAGTTGCAGAGTGATAAGGctctcccccgagcctcctcttctccaggctgaacaatcccagttcactcagctgctccccataagactcGTGCACAcacccctcacagctctgttgtccttctctggacacactccagtgCCCCAATGTCTTTTgtgtagtgaggggcccagaactgagcACATCACTGAggtatggcctcaccagggctgagtacagagggacagtcacctcctgctcctgctggctgcactattgctGATACAAGGCAGGATgcctttggccttcttggccacctgggcacactgctggctcatatacagccagctgtcaactaacatctcaaaatcttttttctccatgcagctttccagccactctgccccaagcctgtagtgttgcatgTGGTTGgtgtgaccaaagtgcaggacccagcatttggtcttgttgagCTTCATCCCATTGTtctcagcccagcgatccaggctgtccagatccctctgtagggccttcctaccctcaggcagatcgacacttcctcccaacttggtattatctgaaaatttaatgagggtgcactcaatcccccTCATCGGGATCGTCAGTAAAGATATTAACAGGGCTGGCCCCATGGATCTAAGTTTCCTACAGCCTAGGCAGTAATTCCTAAGAGCATCACAGAAAACTGAGCTGGAGCAGACCTCAGGAGTCCATCCATCTAGGAACACTCACGGGTAAAGATGCAAAATTGAACAATTGGAGTTCTGCTCCAGAGGCTCCGAGAGAGAAAGGAATTGCCCCCCACAGGTATCTCTGGTGGTTGACTAGCTTTGTGTTTCAGAAGTGTAAGGAATCTTGGGACCTACCTAGCCCTTTCCTGGTCAGAGAAGCAAAACCAAGAGGCAGCTGGCTGTGGCTGAGCAGTCAGTGACTCTTGTTCTTATTTCCCCTTACCAGAACGCGCGCCCAATTCAGAGAGCCCCTATGCTCAGGTACCCATCTGCCCACTGATTTCTAAACAAGATGCAAAGACACTGGTGAAGCCAAAAAAAGACATGCAGaagcagacaaagcagagaaagaaagagccTGTAACTTCAAAGGAGAGTCGCCTcaactgtaagaaaaaacagGTTCAGGAGGTAAGAGGCAAGGGTGATGTTTCAGCTACATGCAACAGTACCAAAAGAAGCCTGAGGACAAGCCTTATAACCTACGTTTTGTTTCATCAGGCTGCACCCAAgcctcctgctcagagcagcgaGAAGAAACGCTCCCCTGCCATCAACTCAGAGCGCCCAAAAAAAAGGCGTCACCCACCAACAGCCAGAAAGGGCAAGGCACAAGCACGTGTGAGTGTGAAGTCCAGCCCCATGCTCTGTGCTCACTCACTTCACATTTCCTCACCCTTCTCTGCTGTGGCGCTCAGTTACACAGCCAGGGGTTCAActgcttgctctttttttctccctgataGCAAAGACACAGAGCTGGTAGAAATATATAATGATACTTGGTAGCAAAACTTACATACAGTAGCAAGGAGATGGGGACTGCTGATACTGTATAACTCAGAGCAGAGGTGTTACCTTGATAATGTGGGCTCTGCAGTTATTCCGCAGTTGGACTCATGTAACCTATCTACTAACAGTCTGGTGAACACTTTAGCTAGACATGGGTAATAATGAGCAATTTTGTCCtaacagcaaggaaaaatgaaaccagGGGTATAGTAATAGCTTGTTTTATTACAGTTAATCATCAGTGTGAATTGGTTATAACCTGCCTCCACTGCATCCTGACACGTCACTGAGGTGCTTTGTATGTATGTCTGTGCCACGTGCCCCTGGGGGGACTAATCTGCATGGTTCCTTCATGGGGATCTGCCCCTTAAgctcctctcctttctgtcaGGAGGCACAGGTGGCCCAGCGCTACAGGTACAACCTGGCTCTCCGCAAGCGTTCCAGCCTGCTCAGGCTGTGGCAGAAGA
Proteins encoded:
- the LOC110388546 gene encoding uncharacterized protein LOC110388546 isoform X4 → MATEQQQLSQRGLEEAASSRDMVVPMKSSTPSRTSMSSRASMSSRASKSSRTSVSSRISVSSRTSTSSRTSMSSRTSSRKSIQQCMILMAETYPPRQEVRRTGMPKVDKAAQTPRSFDASLNQRRPRLKKKSKSKDVSSDQDQLRASRDSSATEIIPQAVGHRTPSPPEVTPQHRRSEVSSNTCMDPDEEGWEDQAVLEVEEGREVNPRPFLKGDGSFHKEGKQVNGGELKSHPAPMEKHLPDLNRQEALGDVAVDGDAASSQDPDSRVGTREISSASEELQQILRHITEDTDTMDSQGSDPAEELDPSAVNAPVVGAEEDIQDLDFILDAPASKVHRSSLEMQEALGHVEAVNMSLSKSIKAVRKVQQTPLGEEDKDNFCSEGSIPANLSIYSALEELKEAQVDGKAASAPGHVSQTRVAMKLPPKKKVVNPLETDTSSELTEIPQTRDECEAVKNLTKKQQKAFSDAFNFFPKDLDGNINLQNLEVIAKQLGISFDGQETHKKLVCADADGDKAMNFSDFLTVITDKNCFIQTVFPDKNDSGNSDHVDARGILLLKVLLKLMELEALPQRTLFQISSYYQQKLRDCASEQAWMDADFLLSHKKNNKNRKVLVFPLSSFVSAARISLMKEREATAYLEQLKGKAHMLPCPMSSREFTGSVRVKTY
- the LOC110388546 gene encoding uncharacterized protein LOC110388546 isoform X3, with the protein product MATEQQQLSQRGLEEAASSRDMVVPMKSSTPSRTSMSSRASMSSRASKSSRTSVSSRISVSSRTSTSSRTSMSSRTSSRKSIQQCMILMAETYPPRQEVRRTGMPKVDKAAQTPRSFDASLNQRRPRLKKKSKSKDVSSDQDQLRASRDSSATEIIPQAVGHRTPSPPEVTPQHRRSEVSSNTCMDPDEEGWEDQAVLEVEGDEADVHSRGTVMGDSQGISPPEEEMQEGLKHTQAHEGREVNPRPFLKGDGSFHKEGKQVNGGELKSHPAPMEKHLPDLNRQEALGDVAVDGDAASSQDPDSRVGTREISSASEELQQILRHITEDTDTMDSQGSDPAEELDPSAVNGAEEDIQDLDFILDAPASKVHRSSLEMQEALGHVEAVNMSLSKSIKAVRKVQQTPLGEEDKDNFCSEGSIPANLSIYSALEELKEAQVDGKAASAPGHVSQTRVAMKLPPKKKVVNPLETDTSSELTEIPQTRDECEAVKNLTKKQQKAFSDAFNFFPKDLDGNINLQNLEVIAKQLGISFDGQETHKKLVCADADGDKAMNFSDFLTVITDKNCFIQTVFPDKNDSGNSDHVDARGILLLKVLLKLMELEALPQRTLFQISSYYQQKLRDCASEQAWMDADFLLSHKKNNKNRKVLVFPLSSFVSAARISLMKEREATAYLEQLKGKAHMLPCPMSSREFTGSVRVKTY
- the LOC110388546 gene encoding uncharacterized protein LOC110388546 isoform X2, with protein sequence MATEQQQLSQRGLEEAASSRDMVVPMKSSTPSRTSMSSRASMSSRASKSSRTSVSSRISVSSRTSTSSRTSMSSRTSRKSIQQCMILMAETYPPRQEVRRTGMPKVDKAAQTPRSFDASLNQRRPRLKKKSKSKDVSSDQDQLRASRDSSATEIIPQAVGHRTPSPPEVTPQHRRSEVSSNTCMDPDEEGWEDQAVLEVEGDEADVHSRGTVMGDSQGISPPEEEMQEGLKHTQAHEGREVNPRPFLKGDGSFHKEGKQVNGGELKSHPAPMEKHLPDLNRQEALGDVAVDGDAASSQDPDSRVGTREISSASEELQQILRHITEDTDTMDSQGSDPAEELDPSAVNAPVVGAEEDIQDLDFILDAPASKVHRSSLEMQEALGHVEAVNMSLSKSIKAVRKVQQTPLGEEDKDNFCSEGSIPANLSIYSALEELKEAQVDGKAASAPGHVSQTRVAMKLPPKKKVVNPLETDTSSELTEIPQTRDECEAVKNLTKKQQKAFSDAFNFFPKDLDGNINLQNLEVIAKQLGISFDGQETHKKLVCADADGDKAMNFSDFLTVITDKNCFIQTVFPDKNDSGNSDHVDARGILLLKVLLKLMELEALPQRTLFQISSYYQQKLRDCASEQAWMDADFLLSHKKNNKNRKVLVFPLSSFVSAARISLMKEREATAYLEQLKGKAHMLPCPMSSREFTGSVRVKTY
- the LOC110388546 gene encoding uncharacterized protein LOC110388546 isoform X1, which encodes MATEQQQLSQRGLEEAASSRDMVVPMKSSTPSRTSMSSRASMSSRASKSSRTSVSSRISVSSRTSTSSRTSMSSRTSSRKSIQQCMILMAETYPPRQEVRRTGMPKVDKAAQTPRSFDASLNQRRPRLKKKSKSKDVSSDQDQLRASRDSSATEIIPQAVGHRTPSPPEVTPQHRRSEVSSNTCMDPDEEGWEDQAVLEVEGDEADVHSRGTVMGDSQGISPPEEEMQEGLKHTQAHEGREVNPRPFLKGDGSFHKEGKQVNGGELKSHPAPMEKHLPDLNRQEALGDVAVDGDAASSQDPDSRVGTREISSASEELQQILRHITEDTDTMDSQGSDPAEELDPSAVNAPVVGAEEDIQDLDFILDAPASKVHRSSLEMQEALGHVEAVNMSLSKSIKAVRKVQQTPLGEEDKDNFCSEGSIPANLSIYSALEELKEAQVDGKAASAPGHVSQTRVAMKLPPKKKVVNPLETDTSSELTEIPQTRDECEAVKNLTKKQQKAFSDAFNFFPKDLDGNINLQNLEVIAKQLGISFDGQETHKKLVCADADGDKAMNFSDFLTVITDKNCFIQTVFPDKNDSGNSDHVDARGILLLKVLLKLMELEALPQRTLFQISSYYQQKLRDCASEQAWMDADFLLSHKKNNKNRKVLVFPLSSFVSAARISLMKEREATAYLEQLKGKAHMLPCPMSSREFTGSVRVKTY
- the LOC110388395 gene encoding EF-hand calcium-binding domain-containing protein 3-like; translated protein: MQKQTKQRKKEPVTSKESRLNCKKKQVQEAAPKPPAQSSEKKRSPAINSERPKKRRHPPTARKGKAQAREAQVAQRYRYNLALRKRSSLLRLWQKIHGAQIGRQTGSRRFYHTFSTYSWSWNACQELVTADELQAQDRHHGRFQPATRQPPWKKWVF